Genomic segment of Oncorhynchus tshawytscha isolate Ot180627B linkage group LG13, Otsh_v2.0, whole genome shotgun sequence:
tcaaaccaatctgtccatgtgcccttgagcaaagcataTAACCATAATTGCTccagtaagtcgctctggataagagcgtcttccaaatgactaaaatgtaaatgcattCTTGATATTACAGTTGTGTGTGGTACATGTTAACCCTTCTTTTGTATGACAGACGTCTAAGTGCTGTACTGAGTTTATGGAGGCGGTTCAGGCCGGTGTAGAAGAGGACACTCTGGTCAAAGGCATCGCAGAAGACAAGAACCCATTCAAGGAGTTGAAAGGTGGATGTGTCGTCTGCTGAAGAGGACAGGAGTCAAAACAGACAGTGGTGCTTTTCTTTCACTGATTAGACCCTCTCTAGTGCCCAAGGACATGCCACCTTCCTAGGA
This window contains:
- the LOC112265859 gene encoding guanine nucleotide-binding protein G(T) subunit gamma-T1-like, with the translated sequence MPGVINMDELTDVDKAKMERDQKKIEVKLERWMTSKCCTEFMEAVQAGVEEDTLVKGIAEDKNPFKELKGGCVVC